One genomic window of Gossypium hirsutum isolate 1008001.06 chromosome D11, Gossypium_hirsutum_v2.1, whole genome shotgun sequence includes the following:
- the LOC107913076 gene encoding zinc-finger homeodomain protein 6, producing the protein MELRGQDNKEMGMPSSFSCKNQLNKDSYSSAPVNSATGERRRDRTVHGDPNLPQTLDDPLSVPNPRRDPDPDPVSASTATTGEIAAAADSRSPPTPEPQPVAGPTSATISFSPLIRYKECLKNHAAGMGGHVVDGCGEFMPSGEEGTPEALKCAACECHRSFHRKEINGESQYAPSSYYYTNNNNTRRNAVRPPPRATPLHHQRFSLGLSASPPAMSVAPLMMSFGGGGQAESSSEDLNMFHFSEGGQQPSHPHSSKKRFRTKFSQEQKNKMMEFADKLGWKIQKQDDEQVQQFCDQVGVKRQVLKVWMHNNKQAMKRTNVRDI; encoded by the coding sequence ATGGAACTGAGAGGCCAAGATAATAAGGAAATGGGGATGCCAAGCTCTTTTAGTTGCAAAAATCAACTCAACAAAGACTCTTATTCTTCAGCACCTGTAAATTCAGCTACGGGAGAAAGAAGAAGAGATCGAACGGTTCATGGTGACCCCAACCTACCTCAAACCCTAGATGATCCACTTTCAGTACCTAACCCCAGAAGAGATCCGGACCCAGATCCAGTTTCAGCTTCCACAGCTACCACCGGTGAGATAGCAGCTGCGGCAGATAGCAGATCACCGCCAACACCGGAGCCCCAACCAGTCGCTGGTCCAACGTCGGCAACCATCAGCTTCAGTCCTTTGATTAGGTATAAAGAATGTTTGAAGAACCACGCCGCCGGTATGGGCGGCCATGTGGTCGATGGTTGCGGGGAATTCATGCCGAGCGGCGAAGAAGGCACGCCGGAAGCGTTGAAATGTGCGGCCTGTGAATGTCATAGGAGTTTTCACAGGAAAGAAATAAACGGGGAATCACAGTATGCACCGAGCAGCTATTATTATACCAACAACAACAACACAAGGAGAAACGCTGTACGTCCTCCTCCACGAGCAACACCTCTTCACCATCAAAGGTTCTCCCTTGGATTGTCTGCCAGTCCTCCTGCTATGTCCGTTGCACCACTGATGATGAGCTTTGGTGGCGGCGGCCAGGCCGAGTCCTCGAGCGAAGATCTCAATATGTTCCATTTCAGTGAAGGAGGGCAACAACCTTCACACCCACATTCATCAAAGAAGAGATTCAGAACCAAGTTCAGCCAAGAACAAAAAAATAAGATGATGGAATTTGCTGACAAATTGGGATGGAAAATCCAGAAACAAGATGATGAACAAGTGCAACAGTTTTGCGATCAAGTGGGAGTAAAGAGACAGGTTCTCAAAGTTTGGATGCACAACAATAAACAAGCCATGAAGAGAACAAATGTAAGAGACATCTAA